In Nitrospira sp., a single genomic region encodes these proteins:
- a CDS encoding caspase family protein yields MKARSRSSVLLTALLLILAGALHDQAAGQTTGGTDVGTKRALLIGINKYRAVPKLQGSLNDIETMRQILITRWGFSEQHIRLLTDEQATRAGILAALNQFVGETVAQDMVYIHYSGHGSQVADLNGDEPEDHLDETLVPQDGRSGTIPDITDDELEAIFKRLPTSRAFIVLDSCHSGTATRSLDIRTRSIPQDTRLDLYRPTPGSEVRTRGGVQTLPARYVLMTGAASHQEALDGPVEGRYHGFFSYALSRSLRSSPSTASPREVFRGVETELKRIQLHFGRASMPEPQLEAPPDLLETPLLGSSGAPGTSTAGGSNPRLAWIEVKSGEAGSMTLVNGLLLGAVPGSTWAVYPPGDTAFVPGHAVAIATVTQLAGQDAKAKYQPADKKIPDHARAVAFLPAPTGDKIPIHILEVADGKRRHIEDVLVRYIPHVAIVGPDQSPRYLVQAQDNEMKLFAADGLQLVGSFAGDADNWGAGVAMVVSRSATASELLTLDNPSSQLRIDVRVANAPPPAKPSVGTRGIAVVAANTQPAKYRIRKSGKPRTSENSLQLEIKVSADSYLTVVDVDAEGGVNLLFPNDYSKSGFYPEGRVRAGEMIMIPDSLQNGNKAGFYWDYVPPKGTDTVRVFSSTDLDTAQLLRQRIRNIQAGAAVKGAPTVGTRAVSAEIGGIRDSLTTRAARGIIPVFDPTPHVPGQAAGEPQPEPVPTVPAVAHPELPASADAAVMSDPEPAAPAGPPPDWAATSITIKVEG; encoded by the coding sequence ATGAAGGCTCGCTCCCGCTCCAGCGTCTTGTTGACCGCGCTCCTCCTGATCTTGGCGGGCGCGCTTCACGATCAAGCCGCAGGCCAGACCACGGGAGGCACGGACGTCGGCACGAAGCGAGCGCTGCTGATCGGCATCAACAAGTACCGGGCCGTGCCCAAACTGCAAGGTTCATTGAACGATATCGAGACGATGAGACAGATTCTCATCACCCGATGGGGCTTCTCGGAACAGCACATCCGCCTGCTCACCGACGAGCAAGCCACGCGCGCGGGAATCTTGGCGGCGCTCAATCAGTTCGTAGGCGAGACCGTGGCGCAAGACATGGTGTACATCCATTATTCCGGACACGGCTCGCAGGTGGCGGATCTCAACGGCGATGAGCCGGAGGACCATCTCGACGAAACACTCGTCCCACAGGATGGGCGAAGCGGCACGATTCCCGACATTACGGATGACGAGCTGGAGGCCATTTTCAAACGTCTGCCGACCAGCCGCGCCTTCATCGTCCTCGACTCCTGCCATTCAGGCACGGCGACCCGCTCGCTCGACATCCGAACCCGTTCCATCCCTCAAGACACCAGACTCGACCTCTACCGGCCGACTCCCGGATCGGAGGTCAGGACGAGGGGCGGGGTTCAGACGCTGCCCGCTCGCTACGTGCTCATGACCGGCGCCGCTTCGCATCAGGAGGCGTTGGACGGTCCGGTGGAGGGACGGTATCACGGCTTCTTTTCTTATGCGCTCTCACGGAGTCTTCGTTCCTCGCCCTCCACCGCGTCGCCACGGGAGGTCTTTCGCGGGGTTGAAACAGAGCTCAAGCGCATCCAACTGCATTTCGGCCGCGCCTCGATGCCCGAACCCCAACTCGAAGCTCCGCCGGATCTGCTGGAAACTCCGCTGTTGGGCTCTTCCGGCGCGCCGGGAACCTCAACCGCCGGCGGCTCGAATCCGCGTTTGGCCTGGATCGAGGTCAAGTCGGGCGAAGCCGGGTCGATGACGTTAGTCAACGGCCTGTTGCTCGGCGCCGTGCCCGGATCGACCTGGGCCGTCTACCCGCCGGGGGACACCGCATTCGTCCCAGGGCACGCCGTCGCGATCGCGACGGTCACTCAACTGGCAGGTCAAGACGCCAAGGCTAAATATCAACCGGCCGACAAGAAGATTCCCGATCATGCGCGCGCCGTGGCGTTTCTCCCTGCTCCGACGGGCGACAAGATTCCCATTCACATCCTCGAGGTGGCCGACGGCAAGCGCAGGCACATCGAGGATGTCCTGGTGAGGTACATTCCCCATGTCGCGATCGTGGGACCGGATCAGTCGCCCCGTTATTTGGTCCAGGCCCAGGACAACGAGATGAAGCTCTTCGCAGCTGACGGGTTGCAATTGGTCGGTTCATTCGCCGGTGACGCCGACAACTGGGGCGCGGGTGTGGCCATGGTCGTGTCGCGCTCCGCCACCGCCTCGGAACTACTCACGCTGGACAATCCCTCATCGCAATTGCGAATCGACGTCCGGGTCGCCAATGCGCCGCCGCCGGCAAAGCCCTCCGTCGGTACGCGCGGCATCGCCGTCGTCGCGGCCAATACACAGCCGGCCAAATATCGCATTCGGAAATCCGGCAAACCCCGCACCTCTGAGAACAGTCTTCAACTCGAGATCAAAGTCAGCGCGGATTCGTACCTGACGGTTGTGGACGTGGACGCGGAGGGTGGCGTCAATCTCCTGTTCCCAAACGATTACTCAAAATCGGGTTTCTATCCCGAAGGACGCGTGCGGGCCGGCGAAATGATCATGATTCCCGACTCGTTGCAGAACGGCAACAAGGCCGGGTTCTATTGGGACTATGTTCCGCCCAAGGGAACGGATACGGTCCGTGTCTTCAGCAGCACGGATCTCGACACGGCCCAGCTGCTTCGCCAGCGCATCAGGAACATCCAAGCCGGCGCGGCCGTCAAGGGCGCTCCGACCGTCGGCACCCGCGCAGTCTCCGCTGAGATCGGCGGCATCAGAGACAGTCTGACGACGAGAGCGGCGCGCGGCATCATTCCCGTCTTTGACCCGACGCCTCACGTACCGGGGCAGGCTGCCGGAGAACCGCAACCGGAGCCGGTCCCGACAGTACCGGCCGTCGCGCATCCTGAGTTGCCCGCGTCGGCGGATGCTGCGGTCATGTCGGATCCGGAGCCGGCCGCCCCTGCCGGTCCGCCTCCGGACTGGGCCGCGACCTCCATCACGATCAAGGTCGAAGGGTGA